In Leucobacter sp. CX169, a single genomic region encodes these proteins:
- a CDS encoding leucyl aminopeptidase translates to MSRTVQLSRSSDQISVSNGTAILVFVRGGDSPEIVTSPAFTAQDHGAVPLDALGVTGAADQLVRTALPGSAGTVLCLVGLGKRDDADAYRAAAGSAIRQLSGITTIAIAAPGEDAAPGVVAAIAEGALLGAYRYDASRGLSAPEDETVSVLLHAAADVAADRRAAVVSTAIARTKDLVNLPGNEIYPESFVAHVLPELAEAGLETEVWDDARLAAEGFGAIVAVGQGSERGPRLLRVAYRPEGANRHIALVGKGITYDTGGLSLKPANAMLGMKSDMAGAASVLSVLRAAAELALNVSVTAWLPLAENMPSGRAVRPGDVVTARNGQTIEITNTDAEGRLVLGDALAAASLEQPDEIIDVATLTGAQQVALGDRTTGLMGDDELVSRLHRAGLAAGELLWPMPLTDELRGVLKSDIADIVNANMGNRSGGMLVAGVFLRDFIGNAADGNPIQWAHLDIAGPAMNEGAPYAFNGAGATGASIRSLITHLEAVAGANRLPQDGVFSGQLDESESRK, encoded by the coding sequence ATGTCTCGCACGGTACAACTCAGTCGTTCATCCGATCAGATCTCAGTCTCCAACGGCACCGCAATCCTGGTGTTCGTGCGCGGGGGCGATTCTCCCGAGATCGTGACGTCCCCCGCGTTCACTGCGCAGGATCACGGAGCCGTCCCGCTCGACGCTCTGGGCGTGACGGGCGCGGCCGACCAACTCGTCCGCACCGCCCTCCCCGGATCGGCGGGTACGGTGCTGTGTCTCGTCGGGCTCGGAAAGCGCGACGATGCCGACGCGTATCGCGCCGCTGCGGGCAGCGCGATACGCCAGTTGAGCGGCATCACGACCATCGCGATCGCGGCACCCGGCGAAGATGCCGCGCCGGGCGTGGTCGCGGCGATCGCCGAGGGGGCGCTGCTGGGCGCCTATCGGTACGACGCATCGCGCGGGCTCAGCGCCCCGGAAGACGAGACGGTGTCGGTCCTGCTGCATGCCGCAGCGGATGTCGCCGCGGATCGCCGCGCTGCGGTGGTTTCGACCGCGATTGCCCGAACCAAGGACCTGGTCAACCTTCCCGGGAACGAGATCTACCCCGAGTCCTTCGTCGCCCATGTACTTCCTGAACTTGCCGAGGCCGGACTCGAGACCGAGGTCTGGGATGACGCCCGGTTGGCAGCGGAAGGGTTTGGCGCGATCGTTGCGGTTGGGCAGGGCTCCGAACGCGGACCGCGCCTCCTGCGCGTGGCCTACCGTCCGGAGGGTGCGAACCGCCACATCGCCCTCGTGGGCAAGGGAATCACCTACGACACCGGCGGCCTGTCGCTCAAGCCGGCAAACGCCATGCTGGGCATGAAATCCGACATGGCCGGCGCCGCATCGGTGCTGAGCGTGCTGCGCGCCGCCGCCGAGCTTGCGCTCAACGTTTCAGTCACCGCGTGGCTGCCGTTGGCGGAGAATATGCCCTCCGGGCGGGCGGTTCGACCCGGGGACGTGGTGACGGCGCGCAATGGCCAAACCATTGAGATTACGAACACTGACGCCGAGGGCCGCCTGGTCCTCGGCGATGCGCTTGCCGCGGCTAGCCTCGAGCAGCCGGACGAGATTATCGACGTCGCGACGCTGACCGGTGCTCAGCAAGTCGCCCTGGGCGATCGCACGACCGGCCTGATGGGCGACGACGAGCTCGTCTCCCGCCTGCACCGCGCCGGGCTCGCAGCGGGCGAGCTTCTGTGGCCGATGCCACTGACGGACGAGCTGCGTGGTGTCCTCAAGAGCGACATCGCTGACATCGTGAACGCCAACATGGGCAATCGCTCCGGCGGCATGCTCGTCGCGGGCGTCTTTCTGAGAGATTTCATCGGGAATGCCGCCGACGGGAACCCCATTCAGTGGGCGCATCTCGATATCGCGGGTCCCGCTATGAACGAGGGTGCGCCATACGCTTTCAATGGCGCTGGTGCCACGGGGGCGAGCATTCGCTCGCTCATCACCCATCTCGAAGCGGTCGCCGGCGCGAACAGACTGCCTCAAGATGGGGTATTCTCCGGACAGCTCGACGAATCTGAATCCCGAAAGTAG